One genomic window of Ruminococcus gauvreauii includes the following:
- a CDS encoding YebC/PmpR family DNA-binding transcriptional regulator — MSGHSKFANIKHKKEKNDAKKGKIFTIIGREIVVAVKEGGPDPANNSKLRDVIAKAKANNMPNDTIDRGIKKAAGDANASNYEYITYEGYGPNGIAIIVDALTDNKNRTAANVRSAFTKGNGNIGTPGCVSFMFDKKGQIIISKEECEMDADDLMMIALDAGAEDFSEEEDSYEVLTDPDDFSAVREALENDGVSMASAEVTMIPQTWVALDDETAVKNLQKTLDLLEDDDDVQYVYHNWDE; from the coding sequence ATGTCTGGACATTCAAAATTCGCAAACATAAAACACAAGAAAGAAAAAAACGATGCGAAAAAAGGAAAGATTTTTACCATTATCGGCCGTGAGATCGTGGTAGCTGTCAAAGAAGGCGGACCGGATCCGGCCAACAACAGCAAGCTGCGGGACGTGATCGCAAAGGCAAAGGCCAACAACATGCCGAATGACACCATTGACCGCGGAATCAAAAAGGCAGCGGGGGATGCGAATGCCTCCAACTACGAGTATATTACCTATGAGGGTTACGGACCGAACGGCATTGCCATTATCGTTGACGCGCTGACAGACAACAAAAACCGGACTGCGGCAAATGTGAGAAGCGCATTTACGAAGGGAAACGGAAATATCGGAACACCCGGATGCGTATCTTTTATGTTTGATAAAAAAGGCCAGATCATTATTTCCAAAGAGGAGTGTGAGATGGATGCGGATGATCTGATGATGATCGCGCTTGATGCAGGTGCGGAAGACTTTTCAGAGGAAGAGGACAGCTATGAGGTTTTAACGGATCCCGATGACTTTTCAGCAGTGCGCGAAGCACTGGAAAACGACGGTGTTTCGATGGCGTCTGCAGAAGTGACCATGATTCCACAGACCTGGGTTGCACTTGACGACGAAACTGCAGTCAAAAATCTTCAGAAAACCCTGGATCTTCTGGAGGATGACGATGATGTACAGTATGTATATCACAACTGGGACGAGTAA
- a CDS encoding hemolysin family protein, producing MDDGSSPLPGVLIFLIFTVISVVMNTFRAALLNISESNAEKEAESGNGKYAYMLRLIEEPFLLNSTAQVVTMLFGMAAGLSVVRRFSGYFHGIVTPYITSTPGWVISGILIVLILLILSISVGYLAPQKIGSYHAESCAVKLVGAVRLIIMVMTPVTFFLNRAANGLVRLFGIDPYHYQDDVTEDEIIDLVDEAHEQGVILESEAEMIQNIMAFGDKTARDIMTHRKNVNAIEASTTLGEAMAFMLENSNTRYPVYYETIDNIIGIIHMKDAAIQMIEHNQQDAPVCEIKNLVRYVGFIPETRNIDSIFKAMQAKKVHMTIVIDEYGQTSGIVTMEDILEEIVGNILDEYDDSDDFIQPQFDDSMLMDGLTPLEQVGEVLGLDFDDQDFETLNGYLTSLLGHIPTEEDKEVEALGYRFQILVVEDNIIQKLRVTKGKQEEGEDTCLDIQNSQT from the coding sequence ATGGACGATGGCAGCAGCCCTTTACCTGGGGTTCTAATTTTTCTTATTTTTACGGTCATTAGTGTTGTGATGAATACTTTTCGCGCTGCACTTTTGAATATCAGTGAAAGTAACGCTGAAAAAGAGGCGGAGAGCGGAAATGGGAAGTACGCATATATGCTGCGGCTGATAGAAGAGCCGTTTTTGCTGAACAGTACGGCACAGGTCGTTACAATGCTGTTCGGCATGGCTGCCGGGCTTTCTGTTGTCCGAAGGTTTTCCGGCTATTTTCATGGAATTGTTACGCCATACATAACAAGTACTCCGGGCTGGGTGATATCCGGGATTCTCATCGTACTGATACTGCTGATTCTTTCCATTTCTGTCGGATATCTTGCACCGCAGAAAATAGGATCTTATCATGCTGAGAGCTGTGCCGTTAAACTTGTCGGCGCCGTTCGCCTGATCATTATGGTTATGACACCGGTTACGTTCTTTTTAAACAGGGCTGCAAACGGACTCGTGCGCCTGTTCGGCATCGATCCTTACCATTACCAGGATGATGTCACGGAAGATGAGATCATCGATCTTGTCGATGAAGCGCATGAACAGGGTGTTATCCTGGAAAGCGAAGCCGAGATGATTCAGAATATCATGGCATTCGGTGATAAAACGGCACGAGATATCATGACACACAGGAAGAACGTCAATGCGATCGAAGCATCGACAACACTCGGTGAGGCGATGGCATTTATGCTGGAAAACAGCAATACGCGTTATCCTGTATATTATGAGACGATCGATAATATCATCGGCATCATTCACATGAAAGATGCGGCCATTCAGATGATCGAACATAATCAGCAGGATGCCCCTGTCTGTGAGATTAAAAATCTTGTCAGATACGTGGGGTTCATTCCGGAGACACGGAATATTGACTCAATTTTTAAAGCCATGCAGGCAAAAAAGGTACACATGACGATCGTCATCGATGAGTACGGACAGACCTCCGGTATCGTGACGATGGAAGATATCCTTGAGGAGATCGTCGGAAACATCCTGGACGAGTACGATGACAGCGATGATTTTATTCAGCCGCAGTTTGATGACAGTATGCTGATGGACGGGCTGACTCCGCTGGAACAGGTAGGGGAAGTTCTGGGACTGGATTTTGACGATCAGGATTTTGAAACACTGAACGGATATCTGACCTCACTGCTCGGTCATATTCCGACAGAGGAGGACAAGGAGGTGGAAGCGCTTGGTTATCGCTTTCAGATTCTGGTAGTAGAAGACAATATCATACAGAAATTACGAGTAACTAAAGGAAAGCAGGAAGAGGGAGAGGACACATGTCTGGACATTCAAAATTCGCAAACATAA
- a CDS encoding type II toxin-antitoxin system PemK/MazF family toxin codes for MVIKRGDIFYADLRPVVGSEQGGIRPVLIIQNDIGNKHSPTVICAAITSKMNKAKLPTHIEIDASSYAIVKDSVILLEQLRTIDKQRLKDKVCHLDSDLLRQVNKALCISLELST; via the coding sequence GTGGTTATTAAACGCGGTGATATCTTTTATGCGGACTTAAGACCGGTAGTGGGAAGTGAGCAGGGCGGTATTCGTCCTGTGCTGATTATACAGAATGATATAGGAAACAAGCACAGTCCAACAGTGATCTGTGCGGCGATCACGTCCAAGATGAACAAGGCAAAACTGCCTACGCACATTGAAATTGATGCGTCATCGTATGCGATTGTCAAAGATTCCGTTATTTTACTGGAACAGCTTCGTACGATCGATAAACAACGGTTAAAAGATAAAGTATGCCATCTGGATTCAGATCTGTTAAGACAAGTCAATAAGGCACTTTGTATTAGTCTTGAACTTTCTACATAA
- the alr gene encoding alanine racemase, whose product MKSVSRIAARIDLDAIEENFRQMRANIEEGTRMVAVIKADGYGHGAVRIARLVEHYDYLWGFAVATTEEAVQLREHGIRKPVMILGFVFEEDYGTVVRYDLRPTVFTLSMAKALSDAGGEEKKKVHVHIALDTGMSRIGFSDTEESVRQIQDIYRLPWISVEGMFTHFARADEVSLEPARLQLERYLKFQTMLENAGIDVGLRHCSNSAGIMQFPEANLDLVRAGISIYGLYPSNEVCREPVHLTPAMSLISHISYLKTLDAGVAVSYGGTYITEKKTKVATIPVGYADGYARTLSNKGYVLIRGRRAPIIGRVCMDQFMVDVTQIEGVRELDKVTLIGQDGSERITMELLGELSGRFNYEFACCINKRVPRVYVKDGKIE is encoded by the coding sequence ATGAAATCAGTCAGCAGAATCGCTGCCAGGATTGACCTGGATGCGATAGAAGAGAACTTCAGGCAGATGAGGGCAAATATCGAAGAAGGGACCAGGATGGTGGCTGTCATCAAGGCGGACGGTTACGGCCACGGTGCTGTGAGGATCGCCAGGCTTGTGGAACATTACGATTATCTCTGGGGATTTGCAGTTGCGACAACGGAAGAAGCTGTCCAGCTGCGTGAACACGGGATCAGGAAGCCGGTTATGATCCTGGGATTTGTGTTTGAAGAAGATTATGGGACGGTTGTGAGGTATGACCTGAGACCAACCGTCTTTACGCTCTCCATGGCAAAGGCGCTTTCAGATGCCGGTGGAGAAGAGAAGAAAAAGGTCCATGTACACATAGCACTGGATACGGGAATGAGCCGCATCGGCTTTTCTGATACGGAGGAGAGTGTCCGGCAGATACAAGACATCTACAGACTTCCCTGGATCAGTGTTGAAGGTATGTTTACACACTTTGCAAGGGCTGATGAAGTTTCGCTGGAACCTGCCCGCCTGCAGCTGGAGCGTTACCTGAAATTTCAGACCATGCTCGAAAACGCGGGAATTGATGTCGGACTGAGACACTGCAGCAACAGTGCGGGCATCATGCAGTTTCCGGAGGCAAATCTGGATCTGGTACGGGCCGGCATCAGTATTTATGGGCTCTATCCGTCGAACGAGGTCTGCAGGGAACCGGTACATCTGACGCCCGCCATGAGCCTGATCAGCCATATCTCTTATCTCAAGACACTGGACGCAGGAGTGGCAGTCAGTTACGGCGGTACATATATTACAGAAAAGAAAACAAAGGTTGCGACGATACCGGTTGGATATGCGGACGGTTATGCCAGAACACTCTCCAACAAGGGGTATGTACTGATTCGCGGCAGGCGTGCACCGATCATCGGCCGAGTCTGTATGGATCAGTTTATGGTCGACGTTACACAGATAGAGGGCGTGCGGGAACTTGATAAAGTAACACTGATCGGACAAGACGGTTCGGAACGGATCACGATGGAACTGCTGGGGGAACTCTCCGGCCGGTTCAATTATGAATTCGCATGCTGTATCAACAAACGGGTGCCGCGCGTCTATGTGAAAGATGGAAAAATTGAATAA
- a CDS encoding bifunctional ADP-dependent NAD(P)H-hydrate dehydratase/NAD(P)H-hydrate epimerase, whose product MRRVVTTQQMKEADEYTIRKMGIPSLVLMERAALACVDVLKREFPLERVLVLCGTGNNGGDGIAIGRILHLAGYDVTICLTGNDAHRSEENKTQKEIAENYGTTFVNNPDPAEYTTIVDSVFGIGLSRELSSQYCELFQKVNSSRAKVLAVDIPSGIHGNTAEILGEAVRADVTVTFAFAKPGLLMYPGADFIGRLEVCDIGIYEADNVVCQPDIRQLDERERAWIKRRNPGGNKGTFGKILLIAGSVNMCGASYLSGMAGFLTGAGMVKIHTVRENRVILQQQFPEAMLSVYDDTDPNLSGLEEAIGWADVIGIGPGLGTSRTAEELLDRVLAVCQVPLVIDADGLNLLSRDTDRLRELKCPCIVTPHLGEMGRLTGMDVSSIQKDRLKTAAEFAGNYHVVCVQKDARTVIADPEGMIFINTTGNSGMATAGSGDVLTGVILGLLGTGMPAREAAALGVWLHGCAGDAAARKVGEASVMAGKLLEEIPGCIRNDSNDTEEGKV is encoded by the coding sequence ATGAGACGTGTTGTAACCACACAGCAGATGAAAGAAGCAGATGAATACACGATCAGAAAGATGGGAATACCGTCACTGGTTCTTATGGAGCGGGCGGCGCTTGCCTGTGTCGATGTGCTGAAACGGGAATTTCCGCTGGAACGTGTTTTGGTACTGTGCGGAACCGGAAATAACGGCGGTGACGGGATCGCCATCGGACGCATCCTGCATCTGGCGGGGTATGACGTGACTATATGCCTGACAGGAAATGACGCGCATCGCAGCGAAGAAAATAAAACACAGAAAGAAATTGCAGAAAATTATGGTACAACCTTTGTAAACAACCCGGACCCGGCTGAATATACTACTATAGTAGATTCCGTTTTCGGAATCGGTTTGTCGCGGGAGCTTTCTTCCCAGTACTGCGAGCTGTTTCAAAAAGTCAACTCGTCGCGTGCAAAAGTGCTGGCTGTGGATATCCCGTCCGGCATACATGGAAATACTGCAGAAATACTGGGGGAAGCCGTGCGTGCGGATGTGACGGTGACCTTTGCATTTGCAAAACCGGGCCTTTTGATGTATCCAGGAGCGGATTTTATCGGCAGGCTGGAAGTCTGTGATATCGGAATCTATGAAGCAGATAATGTTGTCTGTCAGCCGGATATCCGCCAGCTGGATGAAAGGGAACGCGCATGGATAAAACGCCGCAATCCCGGCGGAAACAAAGGCACCTTTGGAAAGATCCTGCTGATCGCGGGATCGGTAAACATGTGCGGAGCATCTTATCTCAGCGGAATGGCCGGGTTTTTGACGGGAGCCGGAATGGTCAAGATCCATACGGTCCGGGAAAACCGTGTGATACTGCAGCAGCAGTTTCCCGAGGCTATGCTGTCCGTATATGATGATACCGACCCGAACCTGTCAGGGCTGGAAGAGGCGATTGGCTGGGCGGATGTGATTGGAATCGGTCCCGGTCTCGGAACCTCACGGACAGCGGAAGAACTTCTGGACCGTGTGCTTGCCGTCTGTCAGGTTCCGCTCGTTATCGATGCAGACGGGCTGAATCTGCTGTCAAGAGATACGGACAGGCTCAGGGAACTGAAATGTCCCTGCATCGTAACGCCTCATCTGGGGGAAATGGGCAGGCTGACCGGAATGGATGTTTCCAGTATCCAGAAGGACCGTCTGAAGACGGCAGCTGAGTTTGCCGGAAATTATCATGTGGTATGCGTACAGAAAGATGCGCGGACGGTCATCGCCGATCCCGAAGGCATGATATTCATCAATACAACGGGGAACAGCGGAATGGCAACAGCCGGAAGCGGAGATGTCCTGACGGGAGTGATCCTGGGACTTTTGGGGACCGGCATGCCGGCGAGGGAGGCGGCAGCCCTCGGGGTCTGGCTGCACGGCTGTGCGGGGGATGCAGCAGCCCGGAAGGTGGGAGAAGCTTCGGTCATGGCCGGTAAGCTTCTGGAAGAGATTCCGGGCTGTATAAGAAATGACAGTAACGATACGGAAGAAGGGAAAGTATGA
- a CDS encoding redox-sensing transcriptional repressor Rex produces the protein MDGKGISKAVITRLPRYYRYLGELLENGVERISSNDLSKQMKVTASQIRQDLNNFGGFGQQGYGYNVRFLYNEIGRILGLDHVHSMIIIGAGHLGQALANYVKFEKRGFKIIGIFDINPNLKGSMVRGIGIQMLDELPKFLEEYTVEIATLTIPKDSAREVAELLVANGIKAIWNFAHIDLNLVLPSDIIVENVHLSESLMRLSYNLTHAENKQKKM, from the coding sequence GTGGACGGAAAGGGAATTTCCAAAGCGGTCATCACGAGGTTACCAAGATATTACCGTTATCTGGGCGAACTGCTGGAGAATGGTGTGGAACGCATCTCGTCCAACGATTTGAGTAAACAGATGAAGGTAACAGCTTCGCAGATTCGTCAGGATCTGAACAACTTCGGCGGTTTTGGCCAACAGGGATATGGTTATAATGTGAGGTTTCTCTATAATGAGATTGGCAGAATTTTGGGACTCGACCACGTACATTCCATGATTATCATCGGTGCCGGTCATTTGGGCCAGGCTCTTGCCAATTACGTAAAATTTGAGAAGCGGGGTTTTAAGATTATCGGCATTTTTGATATCAATCCGAATCTGAAGGGAAGCATGGTACGCGGGATCGGCATACAGATGCTGGATGAACTTCCTAAGTTTCTGGAGGAATACACAGTAGAGATCGCAACACTCACGATTCCGAAAGACAGTGCACGGGAGGTCGCAGAACTTCTGGTTGCCAATGGCATCAAAGCGATCTGGAATTTTGCACATATCGATTTGAATCTGGTCCTCCCTTCAGATATTATCGTAGAAAATGTACATCTGTCAGAAAGCCTGATGAGGCTTTCCTATAACCTGACACATGCGGAAAATAAGCAGAAAAAAATGTAG
- the abc-f gene encoding ribosomal protection-like ABC-F family protein, translating into MILSCHNIEKSFGTNVILHDASFHIEDHEKTALVGANGTGKSTMLKIIAGEISKDGGEVILAKNKTLGYLAQHQDMNSSASIYDEVLEIKRPVLQMEETMRQMESAMKTLEGQELERLMESYHRVCEAFELENGYACRSEVTGVLKGLGFEDEDFSKTISTLSGGQKTRVALGKLLLQKPDVLLLDEPTNHLDIDSIAWLESFLQHYPGAVLIVSHDRYFIDRIVTKVFELEQSVLTTYTGNYSDYAKKRTQVREAKIKAYLNQQQEIRHQEEVIAKLKSFNREKSVKRAESREKMLEKIEVLEKPREVNDEMRLILEPCIQSGNDVLSVESLSKSYPGLRLFHDLSFEVKRGERIAVIGANGTGKTTILKILNQLVEPDAGRFTLGSNVHIGYYDQEHHVLDMEKTIFQEISDAFPDLTGTRIRNVLAAFLFTGDDVFQQIKTLSGGERGRVSLAKLMLSNANFLILDEPTNHLDITSKEILEQALNQYTGTVLYVSHDRYFINQTATRILDLVNETFVNYIGNYDYYLEKKDELTLRCTAGKSTEETPAETSETKVSWQQQKEEQARRRKRENELKRVESEITALEKRSSEIDEKLILPDVATDPAKCIELSSEQADISLRLEDLYEQWEMLAE; encoded by the coding sequence ATGATATTATCATGCCATAATATAGAAAAATCTTTTGGAACAAACGTTATTTTACATGACGCTTCCTTTCACATTGAAGATCATGAGAAAACTGCTCTCGTCGGTGCAAACGGTACCGGAAAATCCACCATGCTGAAGATCATTGCAGGTGAAATTTCAAAAGACGGCGGCGAGGTGATCCTGGCAAAAAACAAGACGCTGGGATATCTCGCACAGCATCAGGATATGAACAGCAGCGCTTCCATTTACGATGAAGTACTGGAAATCAAACGCCCCGTTCTTCAGATGGAGGAAACCATGCGGCAGATGGAATCAGCCATGAAGACCCTTGAGGGGCAGGAGCTTGAGCGCCTGATGGAGAGCTATCACCGGGTTTGCGAGGCCTTCGAACTTGAAAATGGTTATGCCTGCAGAAGTGAGGTTACAGGTGTGCTGAAAGGTCTCGGTTTCGAGGATGAAGACTTTTCCAAAACCATAAGTACGCTGTCCGGCGGTCAGAAGACGCGTGTCGCACTCGGGAAACTGCTGTTGCAGAAACCCGACGTGCTTCTGCTGGATGAACCTACGAATCATCTCGACATTGACTCCATTGCATGGCTGGAATCATTTTTGCAGCATTATCCCGGAGCGGTCCTGATCGTCTCACATGACCGCTATTTTATTGACCGCATTGTGACAAAGGTCTTCGAACTGGAACAATCCGTCCTGACAACGTATACCGGCAATTATTCTGATTACGCAAAAAAGCGTACACAGGTGCGTGAGGCAAAAATCAAAGCGTATCTGAACCAGCAGCAGGAAATACGTCACCAGGAGGAAGTGATCGCCAAACTGAAATCTTTCAACCGCGAAAAATCCGTCAAGCGTGCGGAGAGCCGGGAGAAAATGCTGGAAAAAATAGAAGTGCTGGAAAAACCCCGGGAGGTCAACGATGAGATGCGTCTGATCCTGGAACCGTGCATTCAAAGCGGAAACGACGTGCTGTCCGTCGAATCGCTATCCAAATCGTATCCCGGCCTGCGCCTGTTCCATGACCTTTCTTTCGAAGTCAAACGCGGTGAACGGATAGCGGTCATCGGTGCAAACGGCACCGGAAAAACCACGATCCTGAAAATATTAAATCAGCTGGTGGAACCGGATGCCGGGCGCTTCACGCTGGGAAGCAACGTTCATATCGGTTACTACGACCAGGAACATCATGTGCTTGACATGGAAAAGACCATATTTCAGGAAATCTCCGATGCATTTCCTGACCTGACCGGGACGCGGATACGCAACGTGCTCGCTGCATTTTTATTTACCGGAGACGACGTCTTTCAGCAGATCAAGACCTTAAGCGGCGGGGAGCGGGGCCGTGTCTCGCTCGCAAAACTGATGCTGTCCAATGCGAATTTCCTGATTCTGGATGAGCCTACAAACCACCTGGACATCACATCAAAGGAAATTCTCGAGCAGGCGCTGAACCAGTATACCGGAACCGTATTGTATGTGTCACACGACCGTTATTTTATCAATCAGACGGCGACACGCATTCTGGATCTCGTAAACGAAACGTTCGTCAATTATATCGGAAATTACGATTATTATCTTGAGAAAAAGGACGAACTCACCCTTCGCTGTACAGCGGGCAAATCAACGGAAGAAACACCGGCGGAAACGTCTGAGACAAAGGTCTCCTGGCAGCAGCAGAAAGAAGAACAGGCCCGCAGGCGGAAACGTGAAAATGAACTGAAGAGAGTGGAATCGGAAATTACTGCTCTGGAAAAACGCAGCAGTGAAATTGATGAGAAACTTATTTTGCCGGACGTGGCAACGGATCCTGCGAAGTGCATCGAACTGTCATCAGAGCAGGCGGACATTTCACTCAGGCTGGAGGATCTGTATGAACAGTGGGAAATGCTTGCGGAATAA
- a CDS encoding NADP-dependent isocitrate dehydrogenase, whose protein sequence is MEKIKMTTPLVEMDGDEMTRILWQMIKEELLLPFIDLKTEYYDLGLKHRNDTDDQVTVDSANATKKYGVAVKCATITPNAARMTEYDLKEMYKSPNGTIRAMLDGTVFRAPIVVKGIEPCVKNWKKPITLARHAYGDVYKNTEMIVPGPGKVELVYTAEDGSETRELVHNFAGPGIAQGMHNLDNSIESFAKSCFNYALDIKQDLWFATKDTISKKYDHTFKDIFQEIYDREYKEKFEAAGIEYFYTLIDDAVARVMKAEGGFIWACKNYDGDVMSDMVSSAFGSLAMMTSVLVSPHGYFEYEAAHGTVQRHYYKHLNGEETSTNSVATIFAWTGALRKRGEMDGISELCGFADRLEKATLTTIENGKMTKDLALITSIQDPTVLNSRDFILEIRKELEK, encoded by the coding sequence ATGGAAAAAATCAAGATGACGACCCCGCTGGTGGAGATGGACGGAGATGAGATGACGCGGATTCTCTGGCAGATGATCAAGGAAGAACTGCTGCTGCCGTTCATCGATCTGAAGACAGAATATTACGATCTGGGTCTGAAACATAGAAACGATACAGATGACCAGGTGACTGTGGACTCTGCAAATGCAACGAAGAAATACGGAGTTGCAGTCAAGTGCGCCACGATCACACCCAATGCAGCAAGAATGACAGAATATGATTTAAAGGAAATGTATAAAAGCCCGAACGGAACAATCCGTGCAATGCTGGACGGGACTGTATTCCGCGCACCGATCGTTGTCAAAGGTATTGAACCCTGCGTGAAAAACTGGAAAAAACCGATTACGCTCGCAAGGCATGCATATGGGGATGTCTACAAGAATACGGAAATGATCGTACCGGGACCCGGAAAAGTAGAACTGGTATATACTGCCGAGGACGGATCCGAGACCAGAGAACTTGTTCATAATTTTGCAGGGCCGGGCATCGCTCAGGGAATGCATAACTTAGACAATTCCATCGAAAGCTTTGCAAAGAGCTGTTTCAACTACGCCCTGGACATCAAACAGGATCTCTGGTTTGCGACGAAAGACACGATTTCCAAGAAATACGATCATACGTTCAAAGACATTTTCCAGGAGATCTACGATCGTGAATATAAGGAGAAATTCGAAGCAGCAGGCATTGAGTATTTCTACACACTGATCGACGATGCCGTTGCACGCGTGATGAAAGCAGAAGGCGGATTTATCTGGGCGTGCAAGAATTACGATGGTGATGTGATGAGTGATATGGTATCCTCCGCCTTCGGTTCGCTTGCCATGATGACATCTGTCCTCGTCTCACCTCACGGATATTTTGAATATGAGGCGGCGCACGGAACCGTTCAGCGCCATTACTACAAACATTTAAACGGAGAAGAAACCTCAACAAACTCTGTGGCAACGATCTTTGCATGGACCGGTGCTCTCAGAAAGAGAGGGGAGATGGATGGCATTTCTGAACTGTGCGGGTTTGCGGACAGACTGGAAAAGGCCACACTCACAACGATCGAAAATGGTAAGATGACAAAAGATCTTGCCCTTATCACATCCATACAGGATCCGACGGTGCTCAACAGCAGAGATTTTATACTGGAGATCCGCAAAGAGCTTGAAAAGTAA
- a CDS encoding S8 family peptidase, which produces MKVNKYTGKGIGVAVLDTGIFPHTDFDNRILYFQDFVQKKPEPYDDNGHGTHVSGIIAGSGRACGGKWHGMAPGCHLIGLKVLDKAGNGMQQNTLRALDWIRRYHDRFHIRIVNISVGSITQNQRQHDELIRSVEAIWDLGIVVVAAAGNGGPRPGSITAPGSSKKVITVGSSDMLDAHHLLSGIGPTAECVCKPDIVCRGHEILSCSAAPSGTEYVRKSGTSMSTPYISGAIALALERDPLLTNVEVKMMLRDCARDLGFSHNQQGWGEFDFEKFMNY; this is translated from the coding sequence ATGAAAGTTAATAAGTATACGGGGAAAGGCATCGGTGTAGCTGTGTTGGACACCGGAATCTTTCCCCATACTGATTTCGATAACAGAATCTTGTATTTTCAGGATTTCGTACAGAAGAAGCCGGAGCCCTATGATGATAACGGTCACGGCACACATGTGTCCGGTATTATAGCAGGAAGCGGAAGAGCCTGCGGCGGAAAATGGCACGGCATGGCTCCGGGATGTCATCTGATAGGCTTAAAAGTGCTTGACAAGGCGGGAAATGGAATGCAGCAGAATACACTGCGCGCACTCGACTGGATCAGAAGATATCATGACAGATTCCATATCCGCATTGTCAATATATCCGTCGGATCAATCACACAGAATCAGCGGCAGCACGATGAACTGATACGTTCCGTTGAGGCAATCTGGGATCTGGGAATTGTTGTTGTGGCAGCGGCAGGAAACGGCGGACCAAGACCGGGAAGCATCACGGCACCCGGAAGCAGTAAAAAAGTAATCACCGTAGGATCAAGCGATATGCTCGATGCGCATCATCTGCTTTCCGGCATAGGGCCGACAGCAGAATGTGTCTGCAAACCGGATATCGTCTGCAGGGGTCATGAGATACTGTCGTGCTCCGCAGCGCCATCCGGTACGGAGTACGTGAGAAAAAGCGGCACTTCCATGTCCACACCGTATATTTCAGGGGCGATAGCACTCGCACTGGAAAGAGATCCGCTGCTCACAAATGTGGAAGTCAAGATGATGCTGCGGGACTGTGCCAGAGATCTTGGGTTCTCACACAATCAGCAGGGGTGGGGAGAATTTGATTTTGAGAAATTTATGAACTATTGA